The proteins below are encoded in one region of Triticum aestivum cultivar Chinese Spring chromosome 1B, IWGSC CS RefSeq v2.1, whole genome shotgun sequence:
- the LOC123087805 gene encoding 1,4-dihydroxy-2-naphthoyl-CoA thioesterase 1: MAGSGESARTTAASPPGPPPGFGEGAPPDNALHALGFEFTRITGSEVLGRLAVTETCCQPFKILNGGVSALMAESTASIGGYMASGYRRVAGVQLSVNHLKPARLGDRIEAKANPIQVGRNVQVWEVQIWLLDPNTSEHKDLVSSARVTLLTNLSTPEEMKSYEKGIKKYAKL, from the exons ATGGCAGGCTCCGGCGAAAGCGCGAGAACTACGGCGGCGTCGCCTCCCGGGCCGCCCCCCGGGTTCGGCGAGGGTGCCCCGCCGGACAACGCTCTGCACGCCCTGGGCTTCGAGTTCACCCGCATCACCGGGAGCGAGGTCCTCGGCCGCCTCGCCGTCACCGAGACCTGCTGCCAG CCCTTCAAGATTCTCAACGGCGGCGTCTCGGCGCTGATGGCGGAGTCGACGGCGAGCATCGGCGGGTACATGGCGTCCGGGTACCGGAGAGTGGCCGGCGTGCAGCTCTCCGTCAACCACCTCAAGCCCGCCCGCCTCGGCGACCGCATCGAGGCCAAGGCGAACCCCATCCAGGTCGGCCGCAACGTCCAG GTTTGGGAGGTCCAGATATGGCTGTTGGATCCTAACACATCGGAGCACAAAGATTTGGTATCATCAGCAAGGGTTACCCTACTAACCAACTTGTCAACACCAGAGGAAATGAAGAGCTATGAGAAGGGCATCAAGAAATATGCAAAGCTTTAG
- the LOC123110889 gene encoding uncharacterized protein — MLLLGFSLGRCLPMSCGQTAPRCWLFISSPAVQLPPPSGHPRCRLPVRATRASTSSRLPAGGGSARQQTRPRLVAAHTIPPPPPPTARTVRRDAATGLAFLLFVLGLVISSALSLVIVSFPAWRALQQMEIAARKLSKLAAQEVPGTISSLKLSFMEINDLTSQLKKIRHIFTTNRSGKDR; from the exons ATGCTCTTGCTGGGTTTCTCCCTAGGCCGCTGCCTTCCAATGTCGTGCGGCCAGACAGCACCCCGCTGCTGGCTCTTCATCTCTTCGCCGGCGGTGCAACTCCCGCCGCCGTCGGGACACCCGCGCTGCCGCCTCCCCGTTAGGGCCACACGCGCTTCGACCTCCTCCCGCCTCCCAGCCGGTGGCGGCAGCGCGCGCCAGCAGACCCGGCCGCGCCTCGTAGCAGCACACACGatacctccgccgccgccccctacCGCCAGGACCGTCCGGAGGGACGCCGCGACGGGGCTCGCTTTCCTCCTCTTCGTGCTCGGCCTG GTGATCAGCTCAGCTCTATCACTAGTTATCGTCTCATTTCCAGCATGGAGA GCTCTGCAGCAGATGGAAATCGCAGCTCGTAAATTGTCAAAATTAGCAGCACAAGAGGTACCCGGAACTATATCGTCACTAAAGCTGTCATTCATGGAGATCAACGATCTAACCAGCCAACTAAAGAAAATTAG GCACATTTTCACAACAAATAGATCTGGGAAGGATAGATGA